The Tolypothrix sp. PCC 7712 region ACGAGTTAACTTTATTTGTACCGACCTACATCCTCACAAGTTCCTCAAGTTTTTTACTTAACTTAACAATAGATGAGGCAGAGTGAAAAACAATGAGTAATGTAGTAGCAATCGGTTATGGTAATGACTTACGTAGTGATGATGGTATTGGACAACGTGTAGCTCATGCCTTGGATTTTAACAACGTCAAATCTCTGGCTGTTCATCAACTCACTCCAGAACTTGCAGATACTTTAGCAAGTGCTGATTTAGCAATTTTTATTGATGCTTGTGTAGCTTCCGAAAGTACTGAAGTGCAAGTAAAACCCCTCTCTCCAGAATTTTCCAACGTTATCGCCGGACACACAGCAGATCCGCGATCGCTTTTAGCATTAACACAAGCACTTTATGGTTATTGTCCCCCAGCTTGGTGGGTAATCGTCCCAGGAGAAAATTTTGCCATAGGCGATCGCCTTTCAGAATTTGCAGAAACAGGCGTGGCGATCGCTTTAGAAAAAATTACGCAAATTATTAATCAAGATTACAGGTAGTCGCAACTCATGCAAAATACACTAAATTCAATTATCGAACCTGCCTACGATATTCTCCGCACTGAGAAAGCTAATCCCCTCGATTTCATCTTTGCACCGCGCAATGTCGCTGTAATTGGTGCTACCGAAAAACAAGGTAGTGTCGGACGGACTTTGTTATGGAATTTAATTAGCAGCCCTTTTGGTGGTACTGTTTTTCCCGTCAATCCTAAACGTAATAGCATCCTGGGAATCAAAGCTTACCCAACAATTTTTGATGTCCCAGAAAAAGTAGATTTGGCAGTAATTGCTACCCCAGCAGCCACAGTTCCCAGGATTATTGCTGATTGCGTCAAAGTAGGCGTAAAAAGCGCCATTATCCTCAGCGCAGGTTTTAAAGAAGCAGGGCCAGAAGGCATCGCCTTGGAACAGCAAATTCTGCAACAAGCCCGTCTCGGTAATATGCGGATCGTTGGCCCCAACTGCTTGGGTGTGATGAGTCCCCAATCTGGGCTGAATGCTACCTTTGCTAGTGCGATGGCGCGTCCTGGTAACGTCGGTTTTATTAGTCAAAGTGGTGCGCTTTGCACAGCCATTCTCGATTGGAGTTTCCGGGAAAATGTTGGTTTTAGTGCCTTCGTTTCCCTTGGTTCGATGCTAGATGTGGGCTGGGGCGATTTAATTTATTATCTTGGTGACGATCCCCATACAAAAAGTATTGTAATTTACATGGAATCCGTGGGTGATGCCCGGTCATTCCTCTCAGCAGCTAGAGAAGTAGCTTTAACTAAACCAATTATTGTTATTAAAGCCGGTCGTACCGAAGCCGCCGCTAAAGCCGCCGCGTCCCACACGGGAGCATTAGCAGGTAGTGATAAAGTTTTAGATGCCGCTTTCCGTCGTTGTGGAGTGCTACGCGTCAACAGTATCTCTGACTTGTTTGATATGGCAGAGGTGCTAGCCAAACAACCCCGTCCCAAAGGCCCCCGCCTCACAATTCTCACCAACGCCGGCGGCCCTGGTGTACTGGCTACCGATGCGTTAATTTCATCAGGTGGCGAAGTTGCACCCATTTCCGAACAAACTCGCACGTCCCTCAACGAATTTTTACCCGCCCATTGGAGTCACGACAACCCTGTTGATATTCTGGGTGATGCCGATCCTCAAAGATATACCAAAGCTTTAGAAATTGCGGCTCAAGATCCCAATAGTGATGGCTTATTGGTGATTCTCACACCACAATCGATGACAGATCCCACCGCCACAGCCGAACAACTGAAGCACTATGTAGAAACTTCACAGCAAAAATCTCAACCAGCTAAACCCATCCTGGCAAGTTGGATGGGAGGCGCAGATGTGTCAGATGGAGAGATGATTTTAAATCGTCAAAGTATCCCTACTTACGCTTATCCAGATACGGCGGCGCGTGTATTTAGCTATATGTGGCAGTCTAGTTATAACTTGCGCGGTATCTACGAAACCCCTGTATTACCTACCGTAAATTCTGCTTCCGGTATCCCCAATCGCCAATATGTGAATAAAATCATCCAAACTGCCAGACTCGCAGGACGGACGATTCTCACCGAGTTTGAATCTAAGGAAATCTTAGCAGCTTACGGCATTCCTGTAGTTGGTACTTGTATTGCCCGTAATGAAGAACAAGCGGTTGAATGTGCGGAAAAATTAGGCTATCCTGTCGTGCTGAAGCTGTTTTCCCACATTATTACCCATAAAACCGATGTCGGCGGCGTGCAATTAAATATCACCGATGCAGAATCCGTCAGACGCGCTTACCGTGCCATTGAATCTGCCTTACAAGAGAAGGTACAAACCGATCCGCATTACGCAAAACTCGGCAGCGAAAATCCAGATATCTTCCTGGGTGTTACCGTGCAGCCAATGGTAAAAACCCACGGTTACGAACTGATTATCGGTAGTAGCCTCGATCCGCAATTTGGGCCAGTATTACTATTTGGTACAGGCGGACAACTAGTAGAAGTTTTCCAAGATAGAGCGATCGCACTCCCACCTCTCAACTCTACCCTAGCGCGGCGGATGATGGAACAAACACAGATTTACAAAGCACTCACAGGCGTTAGAGGGCGTAAGAGCGTAGATATGGAAGCTTTAGAACAATTAATGGTGGCATTTAGCCAATTAGTTGTCGAACAACGCTGGATTAAGGAAATTGATATTAACCCCTTACTAGCTTCCGAAGAACAATTAATTGCTTTAGATGGGCGGATTATCCTTCACGATGCCGATATTACAGAGGAGCAACTACCAAAATTAGCGATTCGCCCCTATCCTACACAATATATCGGACGATGGACGCTGAAAAATCAAACTCCAGTTACTATCCGTCCCATCCGTCCCGAAGATGAACCGTTAATGGTGCAATTCCACCACACCCTCTCTGAGGAAAGCGTTTATTTCCGATATTTTCATCTAATTAAATTAAGTCAACGAGTCGCCCACGATCGCCTCACACGTATCTGCTTTATCGACTACGATCGCGAAATTGCCTTAGTCGTAGAATCGCAAAACTCTACCAAAGAAGCCAAAGAAATCTTAGCAGTAGGGCGGTTAAGTAAAGTACATGGCACCAACACCGCCGAATTTGCCATTGTCGTTAGCGATCGCGTGCAATGTCAAGGTGTAGGTACAGAATTACTCAGACGACTCATCGAAATTGGGCGAGATGAGCAACTCAGTAAAATTACTGCTGACATCTTAGCGGAAAATCATGGAATGCAAAAAGTCTGCGAAAAACTTGGTTTCCGCATTCAACGCACCGCAGATCCCACAGTAGTTAAAGCCGAATTTGATTTGTAGTCAATTGTCCTCTCTTACAAAGTTCTGAGCGGAGGTTTCCTCCGCTCAACGCCAGTTCGTTCAAGTCGGAAAACCCCTTCGGATTCGGCAGTCCACTCGGCGGTATAGCCTCACGTGTGGCTGCACTCACCGCCCACACGACTCAATACTTGTCGGTTAAGGGGAAAAGGGGAAGGGTAAAAGGGGCAAGAAAAAACCTTTAACCCTTACCCTTTCACCTTTTCCCCAAACCAAATTCCGAGTTGAAAATCCTTAACCGAGCAGTATTGCCACACGACTGGCTCGACTTTGCGCTTTGTCATTCGTTATTTGTAATTAGCCAAATTTCCCTACTAGATTGAATTTAATGATCAACAAAAAAATTAACACTAATTTTGGAGGGGGTTTGAGGGATTGTCCCCCAATTGAGCTGGCTTTTTTAATAACTGACAAATCAATCGCTAATAATCTTAACCCAAGCGTATTGCGCTACTAAGCAACTTGAAAATTAAAGCTGAGGGTTGCCCAATGATTCACATCTAATACATAAGAGTCAGCAGCAGTACCGTTAATTTCTGCTTTTACAGAACTAGCATTATGTAAATCTTGTAGTAAGGCTTGGGCGACTTCTAAGGGATTTAATAATGGGCCGATGGGTTGTTGATCTGTCGTCTGATTTTTAGCAGTTTCCAATGTAGTTAGGGTTTCATTGAAGGGACTGGTGCTAAAAATTAGTTGATGTTCGCATTCATAAGCTGGGCCAGGAATTACCCATTCAGCCGCCGCAGCGCTTTGTGGTAAGGTAAATGTTTCACCTGGGGCAATAACTAATTGTTTCACCAAGGGTTTGCTTGGGGAAATGTTCGGTTCTGAAGAAGTTTGCCAGGGATAAAATGCGATCGCACTTCTGTTATTCTTTAATCCCAGCAAAATTAAATATACGGCGCGATCGCCTAAATTTTGTAAGCGATATTGCAATTTACTACCAATGGGTACAATCCCTGTGCTGGGTGATTTGTTGGTTGCAGTTTCATTACCTAAAGTCCGCATGGTTTCTCGTTGCATCACCACACGCGGCGCTAAAGTATTAATAATCTCCAGACTGGCTTTAATAGCTAACCGTGAAGAGCCTTCATTTTCTGTAAGTCGCCATAACTTAGCTGCTAACAAGGTGGGTAATTTCGGCCCCAACCTTTGCACTGCGATTTTTACCGCTTCTCCGGGTTCGCCAGCAATGTTGGGTATAGCTTCGCCACTGAGAGAAAATAAACTGTAGCATGTAGGTGTTGGCGAAAGTTTGCCAAATAGATAATCTGCTGGTTGTTCTCCCGCCACGACAGCAGAAACATGGGCTATTGAAGCAAAGGCGCTAGTAGCATCTACTCGTTCAATTCTCTCTAGTGCCGTATCTAAAGCCACAATTAAACTAATATTGCGGGGTAAAACACGCACAGTTTCTTGTACCAATTGCCCTACTTGTAAAGGATTCGTAGGATTAACATTGGAAAGTTGTGCTTTAGCTGTTAACCCAGCACGCGATCGCAATATTAGCGGTTCTCCAGTAACTAAGCTAAATCGGGAGTTAATACTGTAGTTTTCCAATACTTGGGGTGGTAATCCCGCTAACCATAAACTCACGGTTTTGCCATCTTCTTCTATGGCTGTAATTGCACCTTCACCCCCAACTGAGGTATCAGGAGCAAAATTATCGCCAATGAAAACAGCTTGGGGATTTTTCTTGCTACTGACTAAAGCTGGCTGCTGCTTGCTACCCAGCTTACGCATCGCCGTTTCTACTTGAGAAAGGCTGACTTGAATTGTCTTAGTCGGTGTAACTTCCCATAGATATTGCGTTAAAGCGTAGGTAAATAACCCCGCGCTAAAACCTGATAGCAAAACTTCCCGCGCGGCTTGCTGGGAATCGCCTGTGGCGGACAATAGCAAGGGTGGGGTAACTTCTCCCTTAATGAGAGAATTTTGCGTTTTTAGCTGTTTAAGAAATTCCAGTTCTGCTGTTGCTAGCTGACTATCTACTTCGGGACGGGAACGTACTCTTAAGCCTGGTAACCCAGCACTATTTGGTGCATAGTAGCTAGTATCTAATACCGCAGTGACCCGATCTGTAGAGAGCGATCGCAACAATAATAATAAAGTTTCTTCTAATAAATAATTGCTATTTTGACTATTTTGTGTATTAACTGCGATGAGAGCATTTTGCACTTGATCGGCTTCTATATTGATGCGAGTACCGTAGCCGCTAAAGTGAAATACTACAACATCACCTGTTCTCGCTTGCTTACCCAGATGTTCTAAAAAAGCAGCTTCAATAAATTCTCGGTTAGCTTGTTCCTCTGTTAACGTGAGGATATTGGCTGCGGGGAAGCCAAAGCGATGCATCAGCAATTCTTTTTGCAGTTCAACATCAGTCAAACACCCACTCAGGGCAGGATTTTGGGAGTATTGATTAATGCCAATCAACAATGCCAACTTACGCACACTAGGTTGCGCCAACGCTTGGTAATAGCGATTTCCCCAGTTCAACCACTCAGCTTCAGTTATACCCAAAACTGTGAGAGTTGAACCAATCCGTTGTAAAAAAGTCCGACGCTTCATAAATTCGCTATCAGCCCTCAGCCCATCAGCATAACAGCTTAAAGGGCTAAAGCCTGTAGTGTAAAGTTAAACTCGATACTGTTTTGCAATAGCAAGGGGCATGGGGCATGGGGCATTGGGCATGGGGCATTGGGCATTGGTAATGGGTAATGGGTAATTGGGATATCTCCCTCATCTTCCTCATCTCCCCCAACCCCCAGTCCCCAGTCCCCAGTCCCCAATCCCGAGTCCCTAAGCCAAAACTTGCACTTTCATTGCTCTTGCTAACTCCGCTGCTACCTCTGGACGAGAAAATTCTGGGGGAGGTAGTTCACCCCGGCGCAGCATTTCTCTGACTTTGGTTCCTGATAGGTGGACGCGTTCTTCTGGTTTACTGGGACTAGTTTTGGTTGTCGCCATTTGTTTGGTACGCGTACAGTAAAACGCGTGTTCAAACATCATGGGGACAATCCCTAATTCACCAGGCTCAAATTCATCAAAGATGTATTGAGCATCGTAGGTGCCATAGTAATCACCAACGCCTGCATGATCGCGTCCCACAATAAAGTGAGTACAACCGTAGTTCTTGCGGACTAAAGCATGGAAAATGGCTTCTCTGGGGCCAGCGTAACGCATAGCGGCTGGGTTAATTGCCAAAATCACCCGATCCACAGGATAGTAATGTTCCAGCAAAATTTCATAGCAGCGCATCCGCACATCAGCCGGGATGTCATCTTCTTTTGTTGCCCCTACTAATGGGTGCAAAAATAGACCATCTACGGTTTCCAAAGCGCACTTTTGAATATATTCATGGGCGCGGTGGATGGGATTACGAGTTTGAAAGCCAACAATAGTTTTCCAGCCTTTGGTTTGGAACATTTGCCGAGATGCGGCAGGATCGATTTGGTAGGCGGGAAAATGAGGATGGGAATCGCGTTGTAATAGCCAGACATCACCAGCCAGATTTACAGACCCTTGGTTATAGAGTACTTGCACGCCTGGATGTTTAGCATCATCAGTGCGATAGACATTAATAGCTTCGCGGGTTTTGTCGTAGGTATACTTTTGGGATAGCTGTAAAACCCCGATATACTCGCCATTGGGGTTATCCAGACGAATTAAGCCACCTTCCTGGAGTGGAGAAGCTACTTCTTCGGTTACCGACAGTGTAATAGGAATTGACCACACAAGACCGTTAGCTAGGCGCATTTCTGTAACCACGCGATCGTAGTCTTCCTGGTTCATAAAACCTGTGAGTGGACTAAAACCGCCGATCGCAATCATCTCTAAATCAGAAACGGCTCGCTCGTCAAGTTGCACTCTTGGCAAAAACTCAGCCTTTGAGAGAAACTCTTCTCTTTGTTCTGGTGTGGCAATGCGATTAACCAACTGTCCACCGTGCGGGGCTATGGCTTCTGGATGGTGACTCAACGTAATCCCCTCTTTGAGTTAAGGTAATTGTTTCAAACTATGTACTAACTTATCAAAATGCTGACACACAGATAAAAAGAGTTTCGGAAATTACTACAACATGGTTAAAATTAATGGGACAGATAGTAGCGTGTTACGGCTATGAAGGTATTTGGGACTGAGAAACAATAGGAATTAGCAGTAACGCACCATATTACACGGCGGTGCATTAGGCGCAAGATTAGTGATTTTGTGACCAACCATATCGAGAATATGCGCCTAACACACCCTACATTAATTACTTTAATTACTCGATAAATAACCTTTCAAAGCTTACATCGATTAGGAAAACTATTAGCCTATTAACAGGTTAGTAATCTAATAGTTATGAAAACACTGGCAATATTCCCCCTTTGGATGGAGGAAAAACTCCCTACTCGCGGTAGAGCCAACTAAATGATTACAAAGGTTATTCTGAATCATATCAAAGGCTAAGTAACAAATAAAACACAATTTCAAAAATCAAATTTTTCATTTATCTGAAAAGTTTTGGTTAATGCAAAGTCTTGTTTGTCAATATTTCCTAGTCGAGGAGTGGAATAAAAGGTTATGAATAATCCAAGCGATCGCGAAAGCTATCACAGTGAAAATAGGCAAGAATCTTATACAGATGCTAACGGTGAGACTCGTACTCACGTGCAGAGAACTACGGAAACAGTTAACAACACGGGTAATTATAATTCCTATGGAAGTGGTTATGTAACCGGTCGCAACGCTGAACGCAGATATCAACAAGCGAATTTAGTAGAGCGTGATAATAGTAATACTGCTAATGGTTTATTGTTAGGTGTCATCCTAGCTTCTTTAGTTACCTTGGGTGCAGCCGCATTCTGGTATTTCAACCAGCGTAACAATGAACCTGTGAACAATGCTGCGCCAGTATTCGTTCCTGTACCATCTAGTGCTAGTCCTTCCCCTGCTGCTAGTCAATCTCCTCAAACAAAAACCACAATCATTGAAAGAACCAGAGAAGTACCTGTTGTAATTCCTCAACAGTCTCCTCCTTCACAATCTGCGCCTTCACAACCAAATATTAATATTACTGTTCCATCTCAACGACCTGCTGCTGAAAGAGTTCCATCTGCATCGCCATCAACATCGACTCCCAGCCAGCAAAGTCCAACCGATAACTCTTCTACTCAAGATAAGAGCAGCGATACACTGACAAATTCTCCACTTAAGGGAGCAGGTCAGTCAAACACCGACTCTAACAGTGGTACTTCGTCTTCTGGAGATAGTAAGACTGGTCAGTAGGTGTTTGTCGTTGGGGAAGGGGGAAGGGGGAAGGGTTAATGGGTAATGGGTAATGGGTAATGGGTAATTGGTTTTTGTTCTCCTCATCCCCCTCATCTCCATCATCTTCCTCATCTCTATCTCTCAAACACCAAACCCCGCTTATTAAGAAAAATTGCCAAAATGTTGCGGTAAATTAACAGCGATCAAGTTTAGTAAATATGTGGTTCAGTAGAGTAAAGTAGGTGCTACATTAAGAACAAGGTACAAAAAGGTTAAAAGTTCACCAACAAACCTTTAAATTAGAGCCTGTGCCTCCTGCTCTAATGTTCTCGCAATCACTGCTCAGTTGTAGCATCCATTGAAAGTGTTTTCGCCTTAATCTCATCGATTATCCTTTTGGAGGTGATTGAACGCACAGCCAGAAATGCCTGCCTAGTTGGATCAAGGATGCACAAATGGTTTCTGGAGAGAGCGATTGCGAAGATTGTTTACAGTCCACATTAGTTGTAGCTATTTTCCTCTGAATTTTAGAATTTTCTCGAAACAATTGCATTTTTCATCAACCGCCTGAAGCTGCTGATATTCTTCCATCGTAGCTTGAGGCGGTTAAATGTGTTTAAAGGTTGACTATGGAATGTTGGCTGTTGATAGCCAGAAAGAGAAAATGTGCAGAGTTCCAGCAAGAGTATCCGAATAAATGAAATGTTTCTGGACTATTCACGAATTAAGGTAATTACAGTTACTTCTGGCGGACAAAATAAGCGTCCTGGTCGATAAGTTCCTAAGCCACGATTGATATATAACTGATTACTGCCAACTTTGTGAAATCCTTGGGCCCATTCCCAATATCGCACTACTGTAGAGAAATCCCCAAGGAAAAAAGATACCCAACTCCGCAATTTTTTGGGTAGTTTCTTCAGCAGCTTTTTATAATGAAACACCAAAGGGCCAATACCTGGTATGACTATATGACCTCCGTGGGTATGACCAGATAGCTGTAAATCTACTCGCCATTGTTGCAATATCTTAGCAGTATCGGGGTTATGGGATAAAACAATGCGGGGTGTGGCGGAGTCTAGTTGATTCATTACTGGTGCTGGGTGAAATTCTCTTGACCAATAATCAGCTAATCCGATAAATGGTAATTCTGCGCCTACAGGATAAGCGATTTCATTCCACAAGACATTAACTCCAATCTTAGTAAATGCATTTGTTACTTCTGCTTTGGAGTGGCTGTAATGGATGTCATGGTTACCAAGTATGGCATAGACTCCATAACGGCTTTCTAGATATTTGAGACGTTGGGTTAATTTATGAATCGGAGTCGGATCGTCCGTTACATAGTCACCAGTTAAGACTACTACATCAGGTTCGGCTTCATTAGTCAGTGCGATCGCTTCTTCTAACATCTCATCCGATAATCGCAAACCATCGTAATGAAAATCTGATAACTGAACTAACTTTAAGCCTTCTAAAGATACAGGTAAGTCTGTAATCTTAACCGTTAGTTTATCTACTCTTAAATGTCCTGTAAATAACCAGTGCATAACTTAATAGACACTCCTCATAGCAGCGCTTACAGCTTACCAAAAAATAAAATATATCTTAAATTAAGAATTCTTTAGAATGGGTATCAATACTTGATAGTTAAAATGTAGACAGTTGACTGCTGACTGTTGACTGGTAATGAGTATCTGTTTTAGCTTGAATAAACATTGGTGTTTGCTTGAGCAAGATTCAATCTATTTAATTAAATTAATTTTTTGGTTGGCTATTCATTTAAAAATTACTGACTTTGTAGGGTGATGATAGTCACTTCTGGGCGACAAAATAAACGTCCTGGTAAATAAGTACCTAACCCACGATTGACATATAATTGATTTTTGCCTATTTGATGTAAACCCTGTGCCCATTCCCAATGTCTTACTGTATAGTTACTCACTTGCAAAAATGGCATAAATTGACGCACTTTTTTAGGAATTTTTTGCACAATTTTTCTGTAATATGCTAATGCTGGGCCAAATCTGGGAATTACGATTTGACCACCATGAGTATGACCAGATAATTGCAAATCTATACGCCATGCTTGCAATAATTCTGCAGTATCAGGGTTGTGAGACAGCACAATCCGCGGAATATCAGGATCTAGCTGATTCATGACTGGTACAGGGTTAAATTCTTGCGAGTAACGATCTGCTAACCCTACTAATGGCAATTCTTTTCCTAGGGGATAAGCGATGTCATTCCAAAGAACAGGAACACCAATTTTATTGAAAGCATCTGTAATTTCTGCTCTTGAGTGTTGATAACATATATCGTGGTTGCCCAGTATGGCATAAATACCTGTACGACTTTGGAGATTTTTCAGCCTTAGCACTAGCTTGTGAATTGGTTGTGGGCTTCTGTTAACATAGTCTCCAGTCAATAATACTAAATCTGGTTGGGCTTGGTTGCTAACTGCGATCGCCTGTTCTAACATCGCTTCCGATAGCCCAAAACCATCGTAATGAAAATCTGACATCTGCACCAGCTTTTTACCTTTTAAAGATGCAGGTAAGTCTGCAATCTTAACCGTCAATTTTTCTGTACTCAACGGCCCTGATAGTAACCAGTGCATAGCGCGCTTAATCATCCTAACTATTAGCGCTTATAGCTTAACTAAAAATTCTGCGATCGCCTGTTCAACTAAAACAACTTCTTGAAAACTTCATGAATTATATAATTTGTTTACGTATTTGTACTTAAAAATTTTAATGAGTATTTACTTGAGGCTGTGGTTTGCTGAGGTAGATTCCCGCTAGACTTCTTTTTATAAGCGGAATAAAATAATACTAAATTGAAATTTTAATAGAAAGTAATTAATATTACATTTTCAATGTCTACTATTCAAATATTGCTTATTTATACACCATTAAATTAACAATTCCAAAAGCTTTAGTTTATGACATCATCTTTAGAGAAAGCATACATTCAAGACTATATACATTTTGAGCAGCATGTAGCAAAACTAATGCATAAGGCTGGCTGGAAAGTTGAAACTGCTAAACCTAACCAGCGTGGTTATGATTTAGTGATCAAAAAAGACAATTTAGTATGTGCTGTTCAGGTGAAATGGCTAAAAAATAATGTGACTGCACCCCAGCTTTTAGGCTTTGCTAATTTTTTAGATTCTAATGAAGGTCAGGAATTTAATTTTGGTTGCTTTATTACTACAAAAGGTTTTGGTGGGCCAGCACAGGCATTAATCAGATCTTGGAATAAAAATACTAAAATACGCTGTGGTATTGCTTTGGAAAATAAGCTGGAGATGGTTGATGGTATTCCTTCTGATATTTATGTAGGTGATATAAACCCTAATGGCAAAGATTCCACAAGAAAAGTTTATTTTGGAGTTTTTACTTGCAAAGGAGGGGTAGGGAAAACGACCGTAGCAGCACACTTAGCTGGAGCATTAGCTCTACAAGGATTTAATATTGCTCTGGTGGATTTAGATCCAGAAGAAAATCTGCAAAAGTTAGTAGGCGATGGCGTTTTTGTTCCTAATCCACAAGGTGTCGGTACAACTATTCAAGTATTTGATGGCAATGATTGGCATGAAGATTCTGCTCGTGATTGTCAAATAGTGATTTGCGATTGCTCGCCTGCACTAGAACGTAATCCCCAAGAGATAGTTAAGCGATTAGATTATTGCATTATTCCCACAACATTAAATCCTTTGGGAATTAACAAGCATGGCAAAGTAATTCAAGCAACTGTTGAAGAAATACGCGATATTAATAAAACCGCTCATTTATTTGTCCTGGTCAATAACTTTAAAGACCCTGGTATCAGACGTTTCAAGCTTCTAAAAGATGTCTATTTTGATGCTTATAAGGAAATTAGTAAGACAGATGATAAGTTTCATTGTATAAATCCAGAAGAAGTTTGTATTCGGGCTAGCGACCTACTTTATTACTGGGGTATTCATATTATTGAAAATCCAGCAAATCCTGCCAGTAGATTAGCATTTGATCTTATAGGTGGAAGATGCTATCCGCGGGAAGATTTTATAAAATTAGCTGATTACATTGAAACGAAAGCTGGTATAGGAGTTTTGCGGGCTAACTGAGTTGAATTCTCTTGATGATGACGACACAACCAGCTGCTATAAAAAAAGCTAATTCAGAGAGCAAAAAAGCGAGTAATGATGTAAAAAATTCATATTTAATTAAAATTGCGACGATAGCAGTAGCGCCAGCACCACCACCAAAATATAAACCAGTGGCTAAACCTGCTTGCTGTGGAGAAACTTTTCCTAAGCAAAATGGAATCATGCTGACAAAAAGTAGCCCATAGCTAACACCAAAACCAAGTATATAAGCTACGACTAAATTATCAATATCGTTTAATAATGCCAGTCCCATTAAGCCTGTCATTGAGCCTAAGCCTAGTAACAAGACTTTATTAGTACCTATTTGGGCTGTCAATTCTCCCAAAATTACTGAAGACATTGCAGATACTAAAAGTATGCCAGAGGTAATAAATTCTAGCCTGAGTCCGGGTAGTTGAGCTTGTAAAACTTGCGGGAACATTGACATGAGCAGATTGACTTCTAATCCTGCTCCAAAACCAATCACAAAAATTAAAAATAATAATAAAGCAGGAGCCTTAGGAGATAAATCTTCATTGAGCGGATACTCTATTAAAAAATATGGGGAAGTAAGCGATCGCAAAATATATGCACCCATCACTAAAGCGATCGCACCTAATAGGAAAGTAATTGATGCGCCGATACTATTAATAAATTTATGGAAAAATGGCCCAATCGCTCCAACCGAGCCAAAGACAAATACTAAAGCAGCATTAGCTTGTGGTAATTCCGTCACTGGTGCTAACTGTGTGAGTAGTGCGATCGCAGGGCCACGAAAAATAATCATTGCAATTACCCAAACTGTCATCAGTACAGGAATTAACCAACGTACACCCCCTTGTAAATTTTGTTCCATTAACAGCGAGATAATTACGAAAATCAAACCCGCTA contains the following coding sequences:
- a CDS encoding metallophosphoesterase, yielding MHWLFTGHLRVDKLTVKITDLPVSLEGLKLVQLSDFHYDGLRLSDEMLEEAIALTNEAEPDVVVLTGDYVTDDPTPIHKLTQRLKYLESRYGVYAILGNHDIHYSHSKAEVTNAFTKIGVNVLWNEIAYPVGAELPFIGLADYWSREFHPAPVMNQLDSATPRIVLSHNPDTAKILQQWRVDLQLSGHTHGGHIVIPGIGPLVFHYKKLLKKLPKKLRSWVSFFLGDFSTVVRYWEWAQGFHKVGSNQLYINRGLGTYRPGRLFCPPEVTVITLIRE
- a CDS encoding metallophosphoesterase codes for the protein MHWLLSGPLSTEKLTVKIADLPASLKGKKLVQMSDFHYDGFGLSEAMLEQAIAVSNQAQPDLVLLTGDYVNRSPQPIHKLVLRLKNLQSRTGIYAILGNHDICYQHSRAEITDAFNKIGVPVLWNDIAYPLGKELPLVGLADRYSQEFNPVPVMNQLDPDIPRIVLSHNPDTAELLQAWRIDLQLSGHTHGGQIVIPRFGPALAYYRKIVQKIPKKVRQFMPFLQVSNYTVRHWEWAQGLHQIGKNQLYVNRGLGTYLPGRLFCRPEVTIITLQSQ
- a CDS encoding restriction endonuclease: MTSSLEKAYIQDYIHFEQHVAKLMHKAGWKVETAKPNQRGYDLVIKKDNLVCAVQVKWLKNNVTAPQLLGFANFLDSNEGQEFNFGCFITTKGFGGPAQALIRSWNKNTKIRCGIALENKLEMVDGIPSDIYVGDINPNGKDSTRKVYFGVFTCKGGVGKTTVAAHLAGALALQGFNIALVDLDPEENLQKLVGDGVFVPNPQGVGTTIQVFDGNDWHEDSARDCQIVICDCSPALERNPQEIVKRLDYCIIPTTLNPLGINKHGKVIQATVEEIRDINKTAHLFVLVNNFKDPGIRRFKLLKDVYFDAYKEISKTDDKFHCINPEEVCIRASDLLYYWGIHIIENPANPASRLAFDLIGGRCYPREDFIKLADYIETKAGIGVLRAN
- a CDS encoding MFS transporter; translation: MVKSFDSRPTEILWRQVWGLAALLAAIMLSWMAYSFYQPKILQKLKFGELAAWLGIIQGLLATFIEPFVGRFSDRIQQRWGNRLPMISVGVILAGLIFVIISLLMEQNLQGGVRWLIPVLMTVWVIAMIIFRGPAIALLTQLAPVTELPQANAALVFVFGSVGAIGPFFHKFINSIGASITFLLGAIALVMGAYILRSLTSPYFLIEYPLNEDLSPKAPALLLFLIFVIGFGAGLEVNLLMSMFPQVLQAQLPGLRLEFITSGILLVSAMSSVILGELTAQIGTNKVLLLGLGSMTGLMGLALLNDIDNLVVAYILGFGVSYGLLFVSMIPFCLGKVSPQQAGLATGLYFGGGAGATAIVAILIKYEFFTSLLAFLLSELAFFIAAGCVVIIKRIQLS